Proteins found in one Mytilus edulis chromosome 2, xbMytEdul2.2, whole genome shotgun sequence genomic segment:
- the LOC139510969 gene encoding scavenger receptor cysteine-rich domain superfamily protein-like, with protein sequence MLFQLLFICGSVFLVKGQTTLTLAGNGATSSQGRVEVTWNNIKGTVCKNNFTDLSASVVCRQLNFTNGGVAVTDGRFGAGTGTILLDNVNCNGTEQDILECSYDNQTNCVHSDDIGVICNGTTSVPITVQPSNCTPDNLDIRLVGPANLIGVGYVEVRRNGVWGSVCDDLWGKQDAQVVCRMLCYDPNNAQAGAPIDIDHAKDQVSTTYHLDDVECIGTETNITNCTQSDGNHNCDAVQQEFASVTCVPLINTRLTGKSYCLLNR encoded by the exons ATGCTTTTCCAACTTTTGTTTATATGTGGATCAGTTTTCCTTGTTAAAG GTCAAACCACATTAACTTTAGCCGGTAACGGAGCGACGTCGTCACAAGGTCGAGTTGAAGTCACATGGAACAACATCAAAGGGACTGTATGCAAAAATAACTTCACTGATCTTTCGGCTTCAGTTGTTTGCAGACAACTAAATTTTAC TAATGGTGGTGTGGCTGTAACTGATGGGCGGTTTGGAGCAGGGACTGGAACTATATTGCTAGATAATGTTAATTGTAATGGGACTGAACAAGATATTTTAGAGTGTTCATATGATAATCAGACAAATTGTGTACACAGCGATGACATTGGTGTGATATGTAATGGAACAACTAGCGTACCCATAACTGTACAACCTTCCAACT gTACACCTGACAACCTTGATATACGTCTAGTCGGGCCAGCAAATTTAATCGGTGTCGGATATGTAGAGGTACGGAGAAACGGTGTATGGGGATCGGTATGCGACGACCTCTGGGGGAAACAAGATGCTCAAGTTGTATGTCGAATGTTATGCTACGA TCCAAACAATGCTCAAGCAGGTGCACCTATAGATATTGATCATGCCAAAGATCAAGTTAGCACAACTTATCATCTCGATGATGTAGAATGTATCGGTACAGAAACTAACATAACCAATTGCACACAATCTGATGGTAATCACAACTGTGACGCCGTACAACAGGAGTTTGCCAGCGTTACTTGTGTACCACTTATAAATACACGACTAACCGGTAAGAGTTATTGTCTCTTGAATCGATAG